A region from the Simiduia sp. 21SJ11W-1 genome encodes:
- a CDS encoding type I secretion system permease/ATPase: MSIAMNSEALVNPNPDISTQHQDPLLDCLLALAKREHHQCSATSLIAGLPLVDNCLTPELFVRAARRAGLSAKVVQRSLADIPSLVLPVVLLLENNQAVILLERKPNGDLLLLDSHTEGELVTTEEALAQTYCGYSIYCKPEHRYDSRTENLATNHQGHWFWRVIGRSWRIYRDVLIASVLINLFALANPLFVMNVYDRVVPNDALETLWVLAMGVCLVYGFDLVLKLLRNYFIEVAGKKADVQLSAFIFERVLGARYEAHPHSVGVFASQLRDFESIRSFITSTTVTAFVDLPFTLLFLLVIAYLGGPLVWVPIIAIPLILVFSLVMQRKLHVAVEETYRSSAQKNATLVETLTALETVKLIGAEGKLQRLWEKSVGHLAQWGQQVRLLSATTTVGAGTIQQLAAVVLVIVGVYEIADKSLTMGGLIACVMLAARAMAPMAQVAGLMVNYHQTKAALDSLEEIVNKPQERDEQKPFVQRTDVKGAIAFDGVSFAYPEEKQWALNNVSFKIAPGEHVAIIGRIGSGKSTVQKLMTGLYRPTEGAVLVDNIDLSQIDPAELRTHIGSVPQDVTLFFGSIRENIVYGNPLATDADLLRAADLSGVSEFANRHPQGLDRQVGERGAALSGGQRQSIAIARAILNGPPMYILDEPSTAMDNSTEERLKRNLAELTEGRTLVVVTHKTSLLSLVERIIVLDQGRLIADGPKDAVLEALKKGQLRVSTAH, from the coding sequence ATGAGCATAGCAATGAATTCAGAGGCCTTGGTAAATCCGAACCCTGACATTAGCACCCAGCATCAAGATCCGCTGCTCGATTGTTTGCTGGCGCTGGCCAAACGCGAGCACCACCAATGCTCCGCCACCTCCCTGATTGCCGGTTTACCCCTGGTAGATAACTGCCTTACACCTGAGCTGTTTGTGCGCGCTGCGCGCCGGGCGGGGCTCTCTGCCAAAGTTGTGCAGCGCAGCCTAGCCGACATCCCCTCTCTGGTACTGCCGGTAGTGCTTTTGCTTGAGAACAATCAAGCGGTAATCTTGCTTGAGCGCAAGCCCAACGGTGATCTGCTGTTACTCGATAGCCACACAGAGGGGGAGCTGGTTACCACCGAAGAGGCCTTGGCCCAAACCTATTGCGGTTACAGCATTTATTGCAAGCCCGAGCACCGCTACGATTCGCGTACCGAAAACCTGGCCACAAATCATCAGGGCCATTGGTTTTGGCGGGTTATTGGCCGTTCCTGGCGCATCTATCGCGACGTACTGATTGCCTCGGTATTAATTAATTTATTCGCGCTGGCCAACCCCCTGTTTGTGATGAACGTGTACGACCGGGTTGTGCCTAACGATGCACTGGAAACCCTCTGGGTGCTGGCCATGGGAGTTTGCCTTGTTTACGGGTTTGACCTGGTGCTCAAGCTTTTGCGCAACTACTTTATTGAAGTGGCCGGCAAGAAGGCCGATGTTCAGCTTTCTGCATTTATTTTCGAGCGGGTGCTAGGCGCGCGCTATGAAGCACACCCGCATTCGGTAGGTGTGTTCGCCAGCCAGTTGCGGGATTTTGAGTCGATTCGCAGTTTTATCACCAGTACTACGGTAACGGCGTTTGTGGATTTGCCATTTACGTTGCTGTTTTTGCTGGTCATTGCCTACTTGGGCGGGCCGCTTGTGTGGGTGCCTATTATTGCAATTCCGCTGATTTTGGTTTTCTCGCTGGTGATGCAGCGCAAGCTGCATGTGGCGGTGGAAGAAACCTACCGATCGTCTGCACAAAAAAATGCCACCTTGGTAGAAACCCTAACCGCACTGGAAACTGTAAAACTCATTGGCGCAGAAGGAAAACTGCAGCGCTTGTGGGAAAAGTCTGTTGGCCATTTGGCGCAGTGGGGCCAGCAGGTCAGATTGCTTTCGGCAACAACAACCGTAGGTGCAGGTACCATTCAGCAGCTTGCGGCGGTTGTGTTAGTGATTGTGGGAGTGTACGAAATTGCAGATAAGTCACTCACCATGGGCGGCTTGATCGCCTGTGTGATGTTAGCTGCCAGGGCTATGGCACCCATGGCGCAGGTTGCCGGTTTAATGGTGAATTACCACCAAACCAAGGCTGCGTTAGATTCACTTGAGGAAATTGTTAACAAGCCTCAAGAGCGTGATGAGCAAAAACCCTTCGTGCAGCGCACAGATGTAAAAGGCGCTATTGCCTTCGATGGCGTGAGCTTCGCCTACCCAGAGGAAAAGCAGTGGGCGCTCAACAATGTGAGTTTTAAAATTGCACCTGGCGAGCATGTAGCCATTATTGGCCGCATCGGCTCTGGCAAAAGTACAGTGCAAAAGTTGATGACGGGCCTATACCGGCCAACAGAAGGTGCGGTGCTGGTTGATAACATTGATTTAAGCCAAATAGACCCGGCCGAGTTGCGCACCCATATAGGTTCTGTGCCGCAAGATGTCACACTCTTTTTTGGCAGCATTCGCGAAAATATTGTGTACGGTAATCCACTCGCTACCGATGCCGATTTGCTGCGCGCGGCGGATTTAAGTGGCGTATCGGAATTTGCTAACCGGCATCCACAGGGGCTGGATAGGCAGGTAGGCGAGCGTGGTGCGGCACTTTCCGGTGGCCAGCGCCAAAGTATTGCCATTGCCCGGGCTATCTTAAACGGCCCGCCCATGTATATTTTGGATGAGCCCAGCACCGCGATGGATAACAGCACAGAAGAGCGATTAAAGCGCAATTTAGCAGAGCTTACCGAGGGGCGAACCCTCGTGGTGGTGACCCATAAAACGTCACTGCTCTCGTTGGTGGAAAGAATCATCGTGCTTGATCAGGGCAGGCTAATTGCCGATGGCCCGAAAGACGCGGTACTCGAAGCATTAAAGAAAGGGCAGTTACGTGTATCAACCGCTCACTGA
- a CDS encoding HlyD family type I secretion periplasmic adaptor subunit — translation MYQPLTDWRRFIGAEEDPAEKPPYEEDLDYMSSSAAAVLQQTPRGGQRLLWAIVVFVVCMLVWAAWAAVDEFTRGEGRVIPSQKLQVIQNLEGGIVQEIFVREGQVVSRNQPLLRIDDTLFSSSFQETNVTLDQLTARVARLEAEAAGEEFAPEGLPGVAPQVVAQEIALYSSRKLERRTSEQVIREQLIQKQQELSELLARANQLERSYKLLQTELNLTRPLVADGAVSEVEMLRLERQANDALGELEAAQLAIPRAKAAIEEVKEKLEASRLMFQSEVQKELAEASGELSRQFQSSKAAEDRVKRTLVRSPVAGTVKQMMVDTIGGVIQPGMDIVEIVPNEDKLLVEARIRPSDIAFISPGLPANVKVTAYDFAIHGGLQGKVVHISPDTIVDEEGNSYYLVRIETDVAFLGSETNPLPIIPGMVVSVDILTGKKTILDYILKPILKTKQLALRER, via the coding sequence GTGTATCAACCGCTCACTGATTGGCGCCGCTTTATTGGCGCAGAGGAAGATCCGGCAGAAAAGCCACCCTACGAAGAAGATCTCGATTACATGAGTTCTTCAGCAGCGGCGGTGCTGCAACAAACCCCCAGGGGCGGGCAGCGATTGCTGTGGGCCATTGTGGTGTTTGTGGTGTGCATGCTCGTGTGGGCCGCCTGGGCTGCGGTAGATGAGTTTACCCGCGGGGAAGGGCGTGTCATCCCCTCGCAGAAATTGCAGGTTATTCAAAACCTTGAAGGTGGCATCGTGCAGGAGATTTTCGTGCGCGAAGGGCAGGTGGTTAGCCGTAACCAACCGCTTTTGCGTATAGACGATACCCTGTTCAGCTCTTCTTTCCAGGAAACCAATGTCACCCTTGATCAGCTTACGGCCAGAGTTGCACGCCTTGAGGCCGAGGCCGCCGGTGAAGAGTTTGCACCGGAAGGCTTGCCCGGTGTCGCCCCGCAAGTGGTGGCGCAGGAGATCGCCTTGTACAGCTCCCGTAAGCTTGAGCGTCGCACGTCTGAGCAGGTAATACGAGAGCAGTTGATTCAAAAGCAGCAGGAGCTCAGTGAGCTTTTGGCGCGCGCGAATCAATTGGAGCGCAGTTATAAACTGCTGCAAACCGAATTGAACCTCACCCGCCCCTTGGTGGCAGACGGTGCGGTATCGGAAGTGGAAATGCTGCGCCTGGAGCGGCAAGCCAATGATGCGCTGGGTGAGTTAGAGGCCGCCCAACTGGCCATCCCGCGGGCCAAAGCCGCCATTGAGGAGGTTAAAGAAAAGCTGGAGGCCAGCCGCCTGATGTTTCAGTCGGAGGTGCAGAAAGAGTTGGCCGAGGCCAGTGGCGAGCTTTCGCGCCAGTTTCAATCCAGCAAGGCTGCAGAAGACAGGGTAAAGCGCACGCTTGTCCGCTCGCCGGTTGCTGGCACAGTTAAACAGATGATGGTAGATACCATCGGCGGCGTGATCCAGCCGGGTATGGATATCGTAGAGATAGTGCCAAACGAAGATAAGTTACTGGTAGAGGCACGTATCCGGCCATCAGACATCGCGTTTATAAGCCCGGGTTTACCGGCAAATGTGAAAGTAACCGCCTACGACTTCGCCATTCACGGTGGGCTACAGGGCAAGGTTGTACACATAAGCCCCGATACCATTGTGGATGAAGAGGGCAATAGCTATTACCTGGTGCGCATTGAAACCGATGTGGCCTTCCTAGGGTCTGAAACCAATCCCTTGCCGATCATTCCGGGCATGGTGGTGAGTGTGGATATTCTAACGGGCAAGAAAACCATCCTAGACTATATTCTTAAGCCCATTCTCAAGACTAAGCAGCTTGCCTTAAGAGAGCGCTAG
- a CDS encoding TolC family outer membrane protein: MIAFRSLVVAGLLLGAASTAQAISLQDAVKHTLESHPEILAARHEIDARKAEVGLAKAGFLPRLDATAGVGYEENRNPNTLDETVSMSRNELSLQARQMVFDGFATADEVDRQQARVDSATFLALASTEGVTLRTAEVYLNLLRQLDLMKLAKENLKQHQNIYDQMVLRNRSGVGSKADLDQISARLALANSNLVVAENNLLDARTNFYRVVGFLPDTNAMSMPDQTLPLPPTMEAAVGMALERHPTLLSAMADVSAAKAQYEASDASYWPQLQLEADKRLDNNIGGIEGRDENFVVALRMRYNLFNGGADKARRTQTAYLLEEAREVRNNTHRQVVESMRLSWSNYEAVSSQLRYLQEHVRAATSTRKAYQQQFNIGRRTLLDLLNTENEVLDAKRSLIGANYDRLFAQYRILNAMGDLTAYLSGE, translated from the coding sequence ATGATCGCATTTCGTTCGCTTGTAGTTGCAGGCCTTTTGTTGGGAGCCGCTAGCACTGCCCAGGCTATCTCCCTGCAAGATGCCGTTAAGCATACCCTTGAATCCCACCCGGAAATTTTGGCTGCTCGCCACGAAATAGACGCCCGCAAGGCTGAAGTAGGGCTTGCCAAGGCAGGGTTTCTGCCACGGCTGGATGCCACGGCCGGCGTGGGCTACGAAGAAAATCGTAACCCCAATACACTGGATGAAACTGTATCGATGAGCCGCAACGAGCTCTCGCTGCAGGCGCGACAAATGGTCTTTGATGGCTTTGCCACTGCTGATGAAGTTGACCGCCAGCAGGCGCGGGTAGACAGCGCAACCTTTTTAGCGCTCGCCTCTACCGAAGGGGTGACATTGCGCACTGCCGAGGTGTATTTGAACCTGTTGCGCCAGCTGGATTTAATGAAACTGGCCAAGGAAAACCTTAAGCAGCACCAGAACATTTACGACCAAATGGTACTAAGGAACCGTTCAGGGGTTGGCAGCAAGGCCGACCTCGATCAGATTTCTGCTCGCCTGGCACTGGCTAACAGTAATCTGGTTGTGGCTGAAAATAATTTGCTGGACGCCCGTACCAACTTTTACCGGGTAGTGGGTTTTTTGCCCGACACCAATGCCATGAGCATGCCAGACCAAACCTTGCCCTTGCCGCCCACCATGGAGGCAGCGGTTGGCATGGCGTTAGAGCGTCACCCCACCTTGCTTTCTGCCATGGCGGATGTGAGTGCTGCCAAAGCCCAATACGAAGCGAGTGATGCCAGTTATTGGCCGCAGTTGCAGTTAGAGGCTGATAAACGCCTGGATAACAACATTGGCGGCATTGAAGGGCGTGATGAGAATTTTGTAGTGGCGCTGCGTATGCGCTACAACCTGTTTAATGGCGGTGCCGATAAGGCGCGCCGCACGCAAACCGCCTACCTGCTGGAAGAAGCCCGTGAAGTTCGTAACAACACCCACCGCCAAGTGGTTGAAAGTATGCGTCTTTCCTGGAGCAACTATGAGGCAGTGAGCAGCCAGCTGCGCTATTTGCAAGAGCATGTGCGCGCTGCCACCTCAACGCGAAAAGCCTATCAGCAGCAATTCAACATTGGCCGACGCACTTTGCTAGATCTGTTAAACACAGAAAACGAAGTGCTTGATGCCAAGCGTTCTTTGATTGGCGCGAATTATGATCGGCTGTTTGCCCAGTACCGCATTCTAAATGCCATGGGTGATTTAACGGCCTATTTAAGCGGCGAGTAA